Proteins from a genomic interval of Luteibacter pinisoli:
- a CDS encoding HAD hydrolase-like protein has translation MLFLFDLDGTLIDSEVGIFAGIRHSMAAVGAEAPDDATMRSWIGPPLRVSFGGVLDGNAERVEAAVAAYTDRFHDVGWSEHRVYDGIPELIAALAARGHRLAVVTSKTREHAERILNHLPFGPTFERLYAPDPSSARSEKAEMVAAAVADFGHDPADTFMIGDRRYDMEGAVANSVRGIGVLWGFGDREELETAGAWAIAAKPTDILSLA, from the coding sequence ATGTTGTTTCTCTTCGACCTTGACGGCACGCTGATCGATTCTGAAGTGGGCATCTTCGCCGGCATCCGCCATTCCATGGCGGCGGTCGGCGCGGAAGCACCCGATGACGCCACGATGCGCTCGTGGATCGGGCCGCCGCTGCGCGTGAGCTTCGGCGGCGTACTGGACGGCAACGCCGAGCGCGTTGAGGCGGCCGTCGCTGCCTACACGGATCGCTTCCACGACGTGGGCTGGTCCGAGCACCGCGTGTACGACGGCATCCCCGAGCTCATCGCCGCCCTCGCCGCCCGCGGCCATCGCCTCGCCGTGGTGACCAGCAAGACGCGCGAGCACGCCGAGCGCATCCTCAACCACCTGCCCTTCGGCCCGACGTTCGAGCGGCTGTACGCGCCCGACCCGAGCAGCGCGCGCAGCGAGAAAGCGGAAATGGTGGCGGCGGCCGTTGCCGACTTCGGGCACGACCCAGCGGATACCTTCATGATCGGCGACCGCCGTTACGATATGGAAGGCGCCGTGGCGAACAGCGTGCGCGGCATTGGCGTGCTCTGGGGCTTTGGCGATCGCGAAGAGCTCGAGACGGCGGGTGCATGGGCCATCGCTGCCAAGCCCACCGATATCCTGTCGCTGGCTTGA
- a CDS encoding phosphoglycerate kinase, producing MQDLDLRGKRVLIREDLNVPVENGKITSTQRLDASLPTIVAARDAGAKVMVISHLGRPKEGEFDEASSLKPVAEWLGQKLGKDVRLVRDYLDGVDVADGEVVVLENCRMNVGEGKDDEALSKKYAALCDVFVMDAFGTAHRAQASTHGVIRFAPVAAAGPLLAKELDALGKALEHPAKPLLAIVAGSKVSTKLELLQNLVGRVEQLIVGGGIANTFILAEGHKVGKSLVEADLLDTAKKIMADAKARGAEVPVPTDVVVATEFSATAKATVKAVGDVADDEMILDIGPETAKRYAELIEKAGTVVWNGPVGVFEFDAFGKGTETLARAIAASKAFSIAGGGDTLAAVDKYGIEDGVSYISTGGGAFLEFLEGKELPAVAALKARADAK from the coding sequence ATGCAAGACCTCGACCTGCGCGGCAAGCGCGTGCTGATCCGCGAAGACCTGAACGTACCGGTCGAGAACGGCAAGATCACCTCCACCCAGCGCCTCGACGCCTCCCTGCCCACGATCGTCGCCGCCCGCGACGCCGGCGCAAAGGTCATGGTCATCTCTCACCTGGGCCGCCCGAAGGAAGGCGAGTTCGATGAAGCCTCCTCGCTGAAGCCGGTGGCCGAATGGCTTGGCCAGAAGCTGGGCAAGGACGTGCGCCTGGTCCGCGATTACCTGGATGGCGTGGACGTGGCCGACGGCGAAGTGGTGGTGCTCGAAAACTGCCGCATGAACGTCGGCGAGGGCAAGGACGACGAGGCGCTGTCGAAGAAGTACGCCGCGCTCTGCGACGTCTTCGTCATGGATGCCTTCGGTACCGCCCACCGCGCGCAGGCCTCCACCCACGGCGTGATCCGCTTCGCGCCGGTGGCCGCCGCGGGTCCGCTGCTGGCGAAGGAACTGGACGCACTGGGCAAGGCGCTTGAGCATCCGGCCAAGCCGCTGCTCGCGATCGTGGCCGGCTCCAAGGTCTCGACCAAGCTGGAGCTGCTGCAGAACCTGGTGGGCCGCGTCGAGCAGCTGATCGTGGGTGGCGGCATCGCCAACACCTTCATCCTCGCCGAGGGCCATAAGGTCGGCAAGTCGCTGGTCGAAGCCGACCTGCTGGATACCGCGAAGAAGATCATGGCCGACGCCAAGGCGCGCGGCGCCGAAGTCCCGGTTCCGACGGATGTCGTCGTGGCCACCGAATTCTCTGCCACGGCCAAGGCCACGGTGAAGGCGGTCGGTGACGTCGCGGACGACGAGATGATCCTGGACATCGGCCCCGAGACCGCGAAGCGCTACGCCGAGCTGATCGAGAAGGCCGGCACGGTGGTGTGGAACGGCCCGGTCGGCGTGTTCGAGTTCGACGCGTTCGGCAAGGGCACCGAGACCCTCGCCCGCGCGATCGCCGCCTCGAAGGCGTTCTCGATTGCCGGTGGTGGCGACACCCTGGCCGCCGTCGACAAGTACGGCATCGAGGACGGCGTGTCCTACATCTCCACCGGTGGCGGCGCCTTCCTCGAATTCCTCGAAGGCAAGGAACTCCCCGCCGTGGCGGCCCTCAAGGCACGGGCGGACGCGAAGTAA
- the maiA gene encoding maleylacetoacetate isomerase: MALALYTYWRSSAAYRIRIALNLKGLAYEARPVHLLNEGGEHLKPAYREVSPQGQLPTLVDGDFVVRQSMAILEYLEETRPTPALLPADPRHRARVRELALAVSTDIHPLGNLRVLKEIEGRFGADAAAKAAWSRRWIGGGFDGIEALLAQGPRGTFSWGDTPTLADVCLVPQYYNAVRWELDLGPYPLIRRVVENCNALEAFQKAAPESQPDAP; this comes from the coding sequence ATGGCCCTCGCCCTGTACACCTATTGGCGCTCCAGCGCCGCCTACCGCATCCGTATCGCCCTGAATCTGAAGGGATTGGCCTACGAGGCCCGGCCCGTGCACCTGCTCAACGAGGGTGGGGAGCACCTGAAACCGGCATATCGGGAGGTATCGCCGCAGGGACAGCTGCCGACCCTGGTGGACGGCGATTTCGTGGTGCGCCAGTCCATGGCCATCCTTGAATACCTGGAAGAGACCCGGCCGACGCCGGCGCTGCTCCCCGCCGACCCCCGCCACCGCGCCCGCGTGCGTGAGCTGGCCCTGGCCGTGAGCACGGATATCCATCCGCTGGGCAACCTGCGGGTGCTCAAGGAGATCGAGGGGCGGTTCGGGGCGGACGCCGCGGCCAAGGCGGCGTGGAGCCGGCGCTGGATCGGCGGTGGTTTCGATGGGATCGAGGCCCTGCTGGCGCAGGGGCCGCGTGGCACGTTCAGCTGGGGCGACACCCCGACCCTTGCCGACGTCTGCCTGGTGCCGCAGTACTACAACGCCGTTCGCTGGGAGCTGGACCTCGGCCCGTACCCGCTGATCCGCCGCGTCGTCGAAAACTGCAACGCCCTGGAGGCCTTCCAGAAAGCCGCCCCCGAGTCCCAGCCCGACGCCCCGTAA